One genomic region from Anguilla rostrata isolate EN2019 chromosome 2, ASM1855537v3, whole genome shotgun sequence encodes:
- the LOC135249249 gene encoding nuclear protein 1-like: MSFVEVKNMEPTTFEDRYYDEYEYYNLTDKFSGGTSRKGRTKREASCNTNRPNPAGHERKITEKLQNAEKKAKE; this comes from the exons atgagTTTCGTGGAGGTGAAAAATATGGAACCGACCACATTTGAAGACCGCTACTACGACgaatatgaatattataatCTTACTGACAAGTTCAGTG GTGGTACTAGTCGTAAGGGGAGGACAAAGCGTGAAGCCAGCTGCAACACCAACAGACCCAACCCTGCGGGCCATGAGCGAAAGATAACTGAGAAATTGCAAAATGCCGAAAAGAAGGCCAAGGAATGA